A stretch of Triticum aestivum cultivar Chinese Spring chromosome 1D, IWGSC CS RefSeq v2.1, whole genome shotgun sequence DNA encodes these proteins:
- the LOC123171076 gene encoding uncharacterized protein — MDRCSSCRSGLRRPGHPLGIRGAAIGHTDLRLRRPGRPRGIRGVVTGRNDLRGRGVATPEAVGGSHRSHPAVHRSVGFPSTGVQGQSSSAADLRRRRQEIRLGKRPVDSAIAHSSCGFGFPGDTNPAVSQPSFFVVVVELSRQMSST; from the exons ATGGATCGTTGTAGCTCTTGCCGAAGTGGCCTCCGTCGTCCGGGTCACCCTCTTGGAATTCGCGGGGCAGCTATTGGGCATACTGATCTGCGGCTTCGTCGTCCGGGTCGTCCTCGTGGAATTCGTGGGGTAGTTACTGGGCGCAATGATCTGCGAGGTCGTGGTGTGGCCACGCCGGAAGCTGTTGGTGGTAGTCATCGGAGCCATCCTGCTGTTCATCGTTCCGTTGGCTTCCCATCTACTG GGGTTCAAGGTCAGAGTTCCTCTGCTGCCGATTTGCGTCGTCGGCGTCAAGAGATCCGACTAGGAAAGCGTCCTGTTGATTCTGCTATTG CTCATTCTTCGTGTGGCTTTGGTTTTCCGGGTGATACGAACCCTGCCGTTTCCCAACCCAGTTTTTTCGTTGTTGTcgtagaattgtcacggcagatgtcctcgaccTAG